One stretch of Priestia megaterium DNA includes these proteins:
- the opp4B gene encoding oligopeptide ABC transporter permease, translated as MLQYSLRRILGMIPMLILISFVVFSLAKMMPGDPFGGEINPSNTDPKYIEEMRDKLGYNDPIYVQYWNWVKGVAQGDLGKSTTHKLPTLDIILERMPNTIFLALTSLLITYVFAFILGMYAGRKPYTLADNFIAGYNYFALAVPSFIAGIVGIYLFSFQLGWFPFSGSVEVGLIEGSWEFIQSRIHHVILPALILGLMSTAQYTQFLRNDIIENSRKDFVRTARAKGTKESKIYNVHILRNSMIPLITFLGFDLVTIISGSIITETIFTYPGIGKLFVDSVATRDYSVMMSLTMLFSILTLVGNLVADLLYGVADPRIRLD; from the coding sequence ATGCTGCAATACTCACTAAGACGTATTTTAGGGATGATCCCAATGTTGATTCTGATCTCCTTTGTTGTGTTTTCCCTGGCAAAAATGATGCCAGGGGACCCTTTTGGGGGAGAAATCAACCCTAGTAATACAGATCCAAAATACATTGAGGAAATGCGTGATAAGCTAGGATATAACGATCCTATCTACGTTCAATATTGGAACTGGGTAAAGGGAGTGGCACAAGGAGATTTAGGAAAGTCAACAACTCATAAGTTACCGACATTAGATATTATTTTAGAGCGTATGCCTAATACTATCTTTTTAGCTTTGACTTCGCTTTTGATTACGTATGTGTTTGCATTTATTTTAGGTATGTATGCAGGAAGAAAACCGTATACCTTAGCAGATAACTTTATTGCAGGATATAATTATTTTGCATTAGCGGTTCCATCGTTTATCGCAGGGATCGTAGGCATTTATTTATTTTCCTTTCAGTTAGGTTGGTTTCCATTTAGCGGTTCTGTTGAAGTAGGATTGATAGAGGGGTCATGGGAATTTATTCAAAGTAGAATTCATCACGTTATATTACCCGCGCTGATTCTTGGCTTAATGTCGACCGCGCAGTATACCCAATTTTTGCGCAATGATATTATTGAAAACAGTCGCAAAGATTTTGTACGCACAGCTAGAGCAAAAGGGACAAAAGAATCTAAAATTTATAATGTTCATATCTTACGCAACTCAATGATTCCGCTTATTACGTTTTTAGGGTTTGATCTTGTAACAATCATTAGCGGTTCTATCATTACAGAGACGATCTTTACGTATCCAGGAATCGGAAAGTTGTTTGTTGACTCTGTAGCAACTCGTGACTACTCAGTTATGATGTCGCTTACAATGTTGTTTTCAATTTTAACACTGGTTGGGAATCTAGTTGCTGATTTGTTATACGGCGTAGCGGATCCGCGTATTCGTTTGGATTAG
- the opp4C gene encoding oligopeptide ABC transporter permease, protein MEIVTKKDVQPEVNMKAPKNLSPWAIARKKFVKNKLAMISLTFMIVITLLAIFAPLLTKADITRIDYMAMNAAPSSEHWFGTDTNGRDVFARTLYGGRTSLLIGVACTTLVILIGTFIGSIAGYYGGKVDQFLMRFTDFVLNFPLIVFVVVLNTILIGKISGVWTLILVVSFLSWGSTARLVRSKVLAEKENEYVLSAVSIGCSPFKIIFKHLLPNVFSTIVVQASLQMAILIVFESAISFIGFGVPADTPSWGNMLTEARESDVLQNKPWMWVPPGLAITFTILAINFIGEGLKDALNPKSLR, encoded by the coding sequence ATGGAAATTGTAACGAAAAAAGATGTACAGCCAGAAGTGAATATGAAAGCTCCTAAAAACCTTTCTCCATGGGCGATTGCGCGAAAGAAGTTTGTTAAAAATAAACTAGCCATGATAAGTTTAACTTTCATGATTGTGATTACGCTTCTTGCCATTTTTGCACCGCTGCTTACAAAAGCAGATATTACACGTATCGACTATATGGCGATGAACGCAGCGCCTTCTAGTGAGCATTGGTTTGGAACGGATACAAATGGGCGAGACGTATTTGCACGTACATTGTATGGAGGAAGAACTTCGTTACTGATTGGAGTTGCCTGTACAACACTCGTTATTTTAATCGGAACTTTTATTGGTTCGATTGCGGGTTATTACGGAGGCAAAGTGGATCAATTCTTAATGCGTTTTACAGACTTTGTATTAAACTTTCCGCTAATTGTTTTCGTTGTAGTGTTAAATACAATCCTAATTGGAAAGATCTCAGGCGTTTGGACGCTCATCCTAGTTGTTAGTTTCTTAAGCTGGGGAAGTACGGCCCGGCTGGTGCGAAGCAAAGTTTTGGCTGAAAAAGAAAATGAATATGTACTTTCAGCTGTTTCCATTGGTTGCAGCCCGTTTAAAATCATCTTTAAACATTTGCTGCCAAATGTGTTTTCAACGATTGTGGTTCAAGCCAGTTTGCAGATGGCCATCCTTATTGTGTTTGAGTCAGCGATTAGCTTTATCGGTTTTGGCGTGCCGGCTGATACGCCGAGCTGGGGAAATATGCTGACAGAAGCAAGGGAATCAGATGTGCTGCAGAATAAGCCTTGGATGTGGGTTCCGCCAGGTTTAGCTATTACATTTACGATCCTAGCTATCAACTTCATTGGTGAAGGATTAAAAGATGCTTTAAATCCAAAATCTCTTCGTTAA